Below is a genomic region from Candidatus Dormiibacterota bacterium.
GCGTGCGGCCATCCCAGCCACTCCGCGGCCGCCGCCTTCAACCTCGGGGTCCTGCTCCACGAGCTCGACGACCCCGACGGCGCCCTCGCCGCCTACCGGATCGCGATCGACTCCGGCGACCCCGAGCACGCCCCCCGAGCCGCCTTCAACCTCGGTGGCCTGCTCCGCGACCGGGGCGACCCCGACGGCGCCCGCGCCGCCTTCCAGATCACCATCGACTCCGGCGACCCGGTGGGCGGTCCGGTGGCGGCGATGGAGCTGGCCCAGCTGCTCCAGTCGATCGGCGACACCGAGGGCGCCCGCAGGGCGTTCCAGTTCGCGGTCGGCTCCGACGACGAGGAGTTCGCCCGCTACGCGATGGTCCGGCTGAAGGCCCTCGACCGCCCGCCGGGAAAGTAGCCGCGGACCGCGCCGCTGAGCGCGGAACGTGACGCTTGTGAAGGGTTGTAAAGGCCGGGTCGCGGTCCGATGACCTCCGCAAGAACTCGCATGCCGGGCCCGTCTCCATGTTCTGGCGAGGTCCACCACCGGCGGAGCGGGAGCACGATGTGAGCGAGCAGGACTCGGGCTGGAAGGCATCCGTCGACGGCGTCGTGTCCGAGTTCGACGAGGTCACCCGGCATCTCCGCGTCCGCCAGCGCCAGGCGCTGCGGGTGGTCTGGAGCGCGGTCGGCGCGGTGGCCCTGGCGACGGGTGCGCTGATCGGCCTCAACCTGTCCTCCTTCCCCGCCATCCCCGGCGGTCAGCAGCCCTCGCTGGCGCTGCTCTCCCCGACGGCGCCGGTGCCCGCCCCGGTGCCCGGCAACGGCACCCCGTTCTTTCCCGGCATCGAGATCACCCCGCCGCAGCCCGAGGTCTCGACCCCGCCGAGCGCCGTCACCGCTCCGGCCACCGGCCCCGCGTCGGCGCCGCGACAGGCCCGCGCGGTCACGCCCCCGGCCCCGCCCGCGCCGGTGGCCAGCACCACCCCCGTGACCGCGGTGATCACCCCGCCCGCCACCGAGCCGCCCGCCGATCCCTCCGGCGATCCGCCCGCGCAGTCCGGACTGGTCGACGGCCTGGTGATCGGGGTCGTCCACCTGCTCGGCTGACCGGCCGCACCCGGGGGCGGATCAGCCCGACGCCGCCCAGTCCCGCTCGAACGCGGCCGCGTAGTAGCCGGCGGCGGCGGGATGGTCGACCGCGAGCGCGGCCTCGAGGTTGGCGCCGAGGCCGGCCGCGCTCCAGTTCGCCGAGCCCGCCACCACCACCCCGTCGACGACCGCGCCCTTGGCGTGGCCGGTGGTGGAGCGCGACGGGTCCATCACCCGCACCTCGATGCCGCGGGCGCGGAGCCCGGCGAGGTCGGTGGGCTCGGGGACGGCGCCGAGGAGGAGGCGGACGTCGGCGCCCCGGCCGGCGGCGGTGGCGAGGGCGTCGAGCAGCCCGGCGACGGCGCGGACGTGAGGATGGGCGTAGGGGACGGTGCAGAGCGCCCGATCGCCCGCCCCGGCGAGGTGGCGGCCGAGCAGTGCGGCCACGGCGGCGCCCCCGGTGGCCAGCTCCAGCGCGGTCTCGGCGATGGCGAGCTCGAGCGGGGCGACGGTGGGACGGGGCACGCCCACCGGGGGCGCCGCTGCGGCGGCGGGGCCGGTCCAGGCGGCCGGCGGGGGC
It encodes:
- a CDS encoding tetratricopeptide repeat protein, whose translation is MSRLDEGIVLEEQGDLEGARAAFVAATRTQDPEALVIALFSLGQLAEADGDAVGAEDAYRKAVACGHPSHSAAAAFNLGVLLHELDDPDGALAAYRIAIDSGDPEHAPRAAFNLGGLLRDRGDPDGARAAFQITIDSGDPVGGPVAAMELAQLLQSIGDTEGARRAFQFAVGSDDEEFARYAMVRLKALDRPPGK
- a CDS encoding phospholipase D-like domain-containing protein, giving the protein MRAAGSRAPVRTGGDPLPRLVCALGPDTAGELLAGLIGGARGGLDLAVYEAGPSYAGLIASAAGAGARVRLLLDGHAGANATTARRLAGSGVAVRVWPHRAGAEAHWKLLRAGTAAVAVGSGNLISRDAPHPGGRPGTREWWLAVDGAPGVAARAGAAIGAAWAAAGPPPAAWTGPAAAAAPPVGVPRPTVAPLELAIAETALELATGGAAVAALLGRHLAGAGDRALCTVPYAHPHVRAVAGLLDALATAAGRGADVRLLLGAVPEPTDLAGLRARGIEVRVMDPSRSTTGHAKGAVVDGVVVAGSANWSAAGLGANLEAALAVDHPAAAGYYAAAFERDWAASG